In Mucilaginibacter celer, one DNA window encodes the following:
- a CDS encoding nucleoside recognition domain-containing protein, whose amino-acid sequence MALNYIWIAFFVIAFVVSLIKLVFFGDTEAFKLLVEGMFNSSKSSVMDIALPLAGSMAFWLGILNIGEKAGAINFLSRIVSPFFSRLFPDVPKDHPATGQMMMNFSANLLGLDNAATPLGLRAMGSLQELNKDKETASNAQIMFLVLHTSGLQLLPVTIIAQRAILNSKDPAEVFLPCIIATYVATVVGLIAVAIRQKINLFDRVIIGWLGGVTTFIALLVWYFTTQLTREQIGTVSSIISNVMLFTIPVVFIVGGMIKKVNVFEVFVEGAKGGFETSIKIIPYLVAMLVGIAVFRSCGALDYMNEGLRWICIQLGLDTRFVDAMPVAYLKPLSGSGSKGMMITVMQTFGVDKFAGRLAGIFNGSADTTFYIVALYFGSVGIKKSRYAIPAGLIADLAGVIAAIFIAYLFFGHQP is encoded by the coding sequence ATGGCCCTTAACTACATCTGGATAGCGTTTTTTGTAATTGCCTTTGTTGTGTCGCTCATAAAATTAGTTTTTTTTGGCGATACCGAAGCATTCAAATTGCTCGTTGAGGGGATGTTTAACTCGTCAAAATCATCGGTAATGGATATAGCCCTGCCGCTTGCCGGCTCAATGGCTTTCTGGCTGGGGATATTAAACATTGGCGAAAAAGCGGGAGCCATTAACTTTTTATCGCGGATAGTAAGCCCGTTTTTTAGTCGGCTTTTTCCTGATGTGCCTAAAGATCATCCCGCCACCGGGCAAATGATGATGAACTTTTCGGCAAATCTGTTGGGGCTGGATAATGCAGCCACTCCGCTGGGCTTACGGGCCATGGGCAGCTTACAGGAGTTGAATAAAGATAAAGAAACAGCCTCAAACGCCCAGATTATGTTCCTGGTGCTGCATACTTCGGGTTTGCAATTGCTGCCGGTTACCATTATTGCACAAAGGGCCATCCTCAATTCAAAAGACCCCGCCGAGGTATTTTTGCCCTGCATCATCGCTACTTATGTGGCTACCGTAGTTGGGCTTATAGCTGTTGCCATCAGGCAAAAAATTAACCTTTTTGATAGGGTGATCATCGGCTGGCTTGGCGGCGTTACCACGTTTATTGCCCTTTTGGTTTGGTATTTTACTACCCAGCTAACCCGTGAGCAGATTGGTACCGTGTCATCCATCATAAGCAACGTGATGTTGTTTACCATCCCGGTAGTATTTATTGTTGGGGGGATGATAAAAAAGGTAAACGTATTTGAAGTTTTTGTTGAGGGAGCTAAAGGCGGCTTTGAAACATCTATCAAAATAATACCCTACCTGGTGGCCATGCTGGTAGGCATAGCCGTTTTCAGAAGCTGCGGTGCTTTGGATTATATGAACGAAGGTTTGCGCTGGATCTGCATCCAACTGGGCCTGGATACCCGCTTTGTGGATGCCATGCCGGTAGCTTATCTTAAACCTTTAAGCGGTTCCGGATCAAAAGGGATGATGATCACCGTTATGCAAACTTTTGGTGTTGATAAATTTGCAGGCAGGCTGGCAGGTATTTTTAACGGATCGGCCGATACTACTTTCTATATTGTTGCCCTTTATTTCGGCTCAGTAGGGATAAAAAAATCACGCTACGCCATCCCTGCGGGTCTTATTGCCGACCTGGCCGGCGTAATTGCTGCTATATTTATTGCTTACCTGTTTTTTGGTCACCAACCCTGA
- a CDS encoding OsmC family protein produces the protein MEDPAMELIESASALIGRTQYQTVVNSGGHAIVADEPMSAGGTNTGMDPFSLLLASLASCTVITLRMYINRKMWPIEEIKADIEMFKTQNGTRIETKLSFKGEVNDEQHDRLLKIANACPVHKILTGSIAINTTIV, from the coding sequence ATGGAGGATCCCGCAATGGAGTTAATAGAAAGCGCCAGCGCATTAATTGGCCGTACTCAATACCAAACCGTGGTTAACAGCGGCGGGCATGCTATTGTAGCTGATGAACCTATGAGTGCCGGGGGTACAAACACCGGCATGGATCCGTTTAGCCTGTTGTTGGCAAGTTTGGCAAGCTGTACAGTTATCACGCTGCGCATGTACATTAACCGCAAAATGTGGCCGATAGAAGAGATTAAGGCTGATATTGAAATGTTTAAAACCCAAAACGGTACCCGTATAGAAACCAAACTGAGTTTTAAGGGAGAGGTGAACGATGAACAGCACGACAGGTTACTGAAAATTGCAAACGCATGCCCGGTTCACAAAATTTTAACCGGCAGCATCGCTATTAATACTACCATAGTATAA
- a CDS encoding TetR/AcrR family transcriptional regulator, translated as MAAANDQQDIKREKILEASHQRFLHYGYSKTTMNEIAGDLSMSKALLYYYFPDKSQLYIAVMRKLASDYLKTLEARINTFSNLKEAFTFQVNTHHEFIVNNYNFFDFFRLNEQNLPEAIWQIVGEVHATELSLLSNAIKTEVEKGTIKPINNPDEVVDVLMDALHGIRVGAISQKKTNFPRKEHLEEIHTKKLLLVDIFIKGLMY; from the coding sequence ATGGCAGCAGCTAATGACCAGCAGGATATAAAAAGGGAAAAGATTTTAGAGGCCTCGCATCAGCGCTTTTTACATTACGGCTATTCAAAAACCACCATGAATGAGATTGCCGGCGATCTCTCGATGTCAAAAGCTTTGCTTTATTATTATTTCCCCGATAAAAGCCAGCTGTACATCGCGGTAATGCGTAAGCTTGCCAGTGATTATCTGAAAACACTCGAAGCCAGGATCAACACTTTCAGCAATTTAAAGGAGGCTTTCACGTTCCAGGTAAATACGCATCACGAGTTTATCGTGAACAATTATAATTTTTTCGATTTTTTCAGGCTTAACGAACAAAACCTGCCCGAAGCAATATGGCAAATAGTTGGTGAAGTGCACGCTACCGAATTAAGCCTGTTAAGCAATGCCATCAAAACCGAAGTTGAAAAGGGCACCATAAAACCCATTAACAATCCCGATGAAGTGGTTGATGTGCTGATGGATGCCTTACACGGTATCAGGGTTGGCGCTATCTCTCAAAAGAAAACCAACTTCCCCCGAAAAGAACATCTGGAAGAAATTCATACCAAAAAGCTGTTACTGGTTGATATTTTTATCAAAGGATTGATGTATTAG
- a CDS encoding mechanosensitive ion channel family protein, whose product MNIENSLPPNLVEFSQRIPSFVWNLIIATVALLVGLIIKFIITRLFKLYAKKADTSYSILRSILVNLGPAVAYFIPLFLFNILSPLMRMNPVYYKPLDKTFEILLTISFAGLLVRSVRILEDYIYHTYDLNKVDNLKERKVRTQIQFIRKIIVVTIIFLTIAVILLSFESMRKIGTGLLTGVGIGGIIVGFAAQNSLGNLLAGFQIAFTQPIRIDDVLVVEGEWGRVEEITLTYVVLKIWDERRLILPINYFIQKPFQNWTRTSADILGTVFLYMDHTVPVDAIRDEFERLIVLSPLWDKRVKVVQVTDVKEHTIEIRVLMSAGTSSNAFDLRCYIRENLITFIQKNYPGSLPRSRNEINIPGGLEKYVQPQAGN is encoded by the coding sequence ATGAACATTGAAAACAGCCTCCCCCCTAACCTGGTCGAATTTTCACAGCGCATCCCATCGTTTGTATGGAACCTGATCATTGCCACTGTCGCCCTGCTTGTAGGGCTTATCATTAAGTTCATTATAACCCGGCTGTTTAAATTGTATGCCAAAAAAGCCGATACCTCCTACTCCATTCTTCGCTCTATTTTGGTTAACCTTGGGCCGGCGGTGGCTTATTTTATCCCTCTTTTCCTGTTTAACATATTATCGCCCCTGATGCGGATGAACCCGGTATATTACAAACCGCTGGATAAAACCTTCGAGATTTTACTTACCATATCCTTCGCGGGCCTGCTTGTGCGTTCGGTACGAATTTTAGAGGATTATATTTATCACACTTATGATTTGAACAAGGTAGATAACCTGAAAGAGCGAAAAGTGCGCACGCAGATCCAGTTTATCCGGAAAATTATTGTGGTAACCATCATTTTTTTAACCATCGCCGTTATCCTGCTCAGTTTTGAAAGCATGCGTAAAATTGGTACTGGCTTGCTTACCGGTGTGGGTATCGGCGGTATTATTGTGGGCTTTGCAGCACAAAATTCATTAGGTAACTTACTGGCCGGTTTCCAGATAGCTTTTACGCAGCCCATTCGCATTGATGATGTGCTGGTTGTTGAGGGCGAATGGGGACGCGTGGAAGAAATTACGCTCACTTATGTGGTATTAAAAATATGGGATGAGCGCAGACTCATCCTCCCTATCAACTACTTTATCCAAAAGCCTTTTCAAAACTGGACGCGCACATCGGCCGATATCCTGGGCACTGTGTTCTTATACATGGATCATACCGTACCCGTAGATGCGATCCGCGATGAATTTGAACGGCTTATTGTTTTATCCCCGCTGTGGGATAAACGGGTTAAGGTAGTACAGGTAACGGACGTTAAGGAACATACCATCGAGATCCGGGTGTTGATGAGCGCCGGAACTTCATCTAATGCCTTTGATCTGCGTTGTTATATTCGCGAAAATCTCATCACATTTATTCAGAAAAACTATCCAGGTAGTTTACCGCGATCCCGCAATGAGATCAATATCCCCGGTGGCCTCGAAAAATATGTTCAACCGCAGGCGGGGAATTAG
- a CDS encoding DUF4126 family protein, with protein MKLITTKQTLQAIVLGILAGMRTSAAPVAVTHILSRKKSRHISNSPLNFMQSPTLATVLKITAVSELVVDKLPSTPNRIEPAGVAGRGLSGALAGAAIFKAAGGNVWQGAFAGGITAVASTYASYWLRKNFVKSSGIADPVIGGIEDVITIGAGIALCNNA; from the coding sequence ATGAAATTAATCACAACGAAACAAACCTTACAGGCGATAGTATTGGGCATCTTAGCCGGGATGCGCACTTCGGCAGCGCCAGTTGCGGTAACTCATATACTCAGCAGAAAGAAATCAAGGCACATTAGTAATTCGCCTTTAAATTTTATGCAATCGCCAACACTCGCAACTGTGCTTAAAATAACAGCTGTAAGCGAATTGGTAGTTGATAAATTGCCCTCAACCCCTAACCGTATCGAACCCGCAGGTGTTGCCGGGAGAGGTTTATCCGGAGCATTGGCCGGTGCCGCTATTTTTAAAGCTGCCGGCGGCAATGTTTGGCAAGGTGCTTTTGCCGGTGGTATTACTGCAGTTGCTTCAACCTATGCAAGTTACTGGCTACGCAAAAACTTTGTTAAAAGCAGCGGCATAGCCGATCCGGTGATTGGTGGTATTGAAGATGTAATTACCATAGGAGCCGGCATAGCCCTCTGCAATAATGCCTAA
- a CDS encoding efflux RND transporter permease subunit — MKDVKKEFGPSSWAIDNKTAIYVLMFLITVLGIVSYNRLPKENFPDIAQSKVFVTTPFLGQSPQNIENLVTRQIEKRLKSLKGLKKVTSNSIQNASVITAEFNADIDIKDAKTDVKEAVDKAKQDLPQNDPNLKESNITDINVADLPILYINISGNYELKRLKEYADVLKDEIEGFKEISKVDEVGALTPEIQINVDINKMAAAQLTFGDITTAVGNENILASTGTIKTDGVRRTIDIKQDFKNADEVRAMVIRNPKGQPIYLRDIAEVKDSFLEQESYARLKTNANPNFKNVITLNVSKRSGENLIEASDKINDLIKLKQKTVFPKGLDITVTGDQSDKTRTTLNDLINTIVIGFLLVTIILMFFMGTTNAIFVALSVPLSCFIAFLVMPAIGFTLNMIVLFSFLLALGIVVDDAIVVIENTHRIFANGKVPIKEAAKMAAGEVFLPVFSGTMTTLAPFVPLAFWNSLIGHFMFFLPITLIITLLASLVVAYIINPVFAVDFMRPHHDGEHDNPKFDRPTTRGLIFLAIATVIGYLINVGFGNLMVLITVLYLINHFFLLRIIDRFQKNAWPKFQNWYAKWLERAVKRPITVLIGTIALFAFAIFLMGVRGKTPEFFPSADPNFAYVYITLPIGTDQAYTNDVTRQIEKKVANVVEPDKDIVSSVISNVTKGVVDPTDEDQSDYQNKGKVTVAFVEFGKRNGKDTKAIVKRIRDAVQGIPGAKISVTQENSGPPVQKDISIEIVGDNIDTLVKTGNRLKNYLAKQNIAGIENLIADVQSDKPEIVFDVDRERANREGISSGQITDNLVTAILGKKAGDYRNTKEDDYQIKVRALEDQRGNIDEIKNLKITYRDMAMNGTIRQVPISAFSDIRYTTTYSNIKRKQQRRVLTLGSNVIKPNNPNEVNANILKAINNFKKPDNVIIRQGGGQEDQMEAMTFLLSALAVSFGLILIILMIQFNSIGKTLIIISEIFFSIIGVLLGVSVFGMTMSIVMTGIGIIALAGVVVRNGILLVEFTDMLLEQGVSIHDAVVEAGHTRMTPVLLTATAAILGLIPLAVGFNIDFVGLFTHFEPHIHFGGDNVAFWGPLAWTMIFGLGFATIITLILVPCLYLIRYNLKARLFGKKSVEQKHAAVFETEAV; from the coding sequence ATGAAAGATGTAAAAAAAGAATTTGGCCCCTCAAGCTGGGCCATTGATAACAAAACGGCCATTTATGTGCTCATGTTTTTGATTACGGTGCTGGGCATTGTAAGCTATAACCGTTTGCCAAAGGAGAATTTTCCGGATATCGCGCAATCAAAGGTATTTGTTACTACGCCGTTTTTGGGGCAGTCGCCGCAGAATATAGAAAACCTGGTTACCAGGCAAATTGAAAAACGTTTAAAATCGTTAAAGGGTCTGAAAAAAGTAACGTCCAATTCTATTCAGAATGCCTCGGTAATTACCGCCGAGTTTAATGCCGATATCGATATTAAGGATGCAAAAACAGACGTGAAAGAGGCTGTTGATAAAGCCAAGCAGGATTTGCCTCAAAACGATCCCAACCTTAAAGAATCAAATATTACCGATATCAACGTGGCTGATCTCCCAATCCTGTATATTAATATTTCGGGAAATTACGAGCTGAAAAGGCTTAAGGAGTATGCCGATGTGCTTAAAGACGAGATTGAGGGCTTTAAGGAAATATCCAAGGTAGATGAAGTAGGTGCTCTTACGCCCGAAATTCAGATTAATGTTGATATTAATAAAATGGCTGCCGCACAGCTTACTTTTGGCGATATCACTACGGCTGTTGGTAATGAAAATATATTGGCTTCAACCGGTACCATCAAAACGGATGGTGTACGCCGCACCATAGATATTAAGCAGGATTTTAAGAATGCTGATGAGGTGAGGGCAATGGTGATCCGTAACCCTAAAGGGCAACCGATATATCTGCGTGATATTGCCGAGGTTAAGGATTCGTTTTTGGAGCAGGAAAGTTATGCGCGTTTAAAAACCAATGCCAACCCCAATTTTAAAAATGTAATTACGCTTAACGTTAGTAAGCGCTCGGGCGAGAACCTCATCGAGGCATCAGATAAAATCAATGATCTGATTAAGCTTAAGCAGAAAACAGTTTTCCCTAAAGGTCTGGATATTACTGTAACAGGCGATCAGTCGGACAAAACCCGTACAACACTTAACGATTTGATTAACACTATCGTTATCGGCTTTTTACTGGTTACCATTATCCTGATGTTTTTTATGGGAACTACCAACGCTATTTTCGTGGCTTTATCGGTTCCGCTGTCATGTTTTATCGCCTTCCTGGTAATGCCGGCTATAGGCTTTACGTTAAACATGATTGTGCTGTTCTCGTTCCTGTTAGCCCTCGGTATTGTTGTGGATGATGCAATTGTGGTTATTGAAAATACCCACCGTATTTTTGCAAACGGTAAAGTACCCATTAAAGAAGCCGCTAAAATGGCTGCGGGCGAAGTATTCCTTCCGGTATTTTCCGGTACAATGACTACGCTGGCTCCCTTTGTTCCGCTGGCTTTCTGGAACAGTTTGATAGGCCACTTCATGTTCTTCCTGCCCATAACGCTAATTATTACTTTGTTGGCGTCGCTGGTGGTAGCTTACATTATTAACCCGGTATTTGCGGTTGATTTTATGAGGCCACATCACGATGGGGAGCATGATAACCCTAAGTTTGACAGGCCTACAACCCGTGGATTGATATTTTTGGCGATTGCTACTGTGATTGGCTACTTAATAAATGTGGGTTTCGGCAACCTGATGGTGCTGATAACTGTGTTGTACCTGATAAACCATTTCTTCCTGTTGAGGATAATTGACAGGTTTCAGAAAAATGCCTGGCCAAAATTTCAAAACTGGTATGCTAAGTGGCTTGAACGGGCAGTAAAACGACCAATTACAGTTTTGATTGGAACCATTGCTTTATTTGCATTCGCTATCTTTTTAATGGGGGTACGCGGCAAAACGCCCGAATTCTTCCCATCGGCAGATCCAAATTTCGCTTATGTATATATTACGCTGCCAATTGGTACCGATCAGGCCTATACCAACGACGTTACACGCCAGATAGAGAAAAAGGTAGCTAACGTTGTTGAACCCGATAAAGACATTGTATCGTCGGTTATCTCAAACGTTACTAAAGGTGTTGTTGACCCGACCGATGAGGATCAAAGCGATTATCAGAATAAAGGAAAGGTAACCGTGGCTTTTGTTGAGTTTGGTAAGCGAAACGGCAAAGACACCAAGGCCATCGTAAAGCGGATTCGCGATGCGGTGCAAGGGATACCCGGTGCCAAAATATCTGTAACCCAGGAAAATAGCGGACCACCGGTACAAAAAGATATCAGCATTGAAATTGTAGGCGATAATATCGATACCTTGGTAAAAACAGGTAACCGTCTTAAAAATTATCTTGCCAAACAAAATATAGCAGGTATTGAAAATCTTATTGCCGATGTACAAAGCGATAAGCCCGAAATTGTTTTTGATGTTGACAGAGAACGTGCAAACAGAGAGGGTATTTCGTCCGGGCAAATAACGGATAACCTGGTAACTGCGATACTTGGTAAAAAGGCCGGCGACTATAGAAACACTAAGGAAGATGACTACCAGATAAAGGTAAGAGCTTTGGAAGACCAGCGAGGTAATATCGACGAGATCAAAAACCTCAAGATCACTTACCGTGATATGGCCATGAACGGAACTATCCGCCAGGTGCCTATTTCGGCTTTCAGCGATATCCGTTACACAACAACTTATAGTAATATCAAGCGTAAACAACAGCGCAGGGTGTTAACCCTCGGTTCGAATGTTATTAAACCTAATAACCCTAACGAAGTTAACGCCAACATATTAAAAGCCATCAATAACTTTAAAAAACCAGATAACGTAATTATCCGCCAGGGTGGTGGCCAGGAAGACCAGATGGAAGCCATGACCTTCCTGCTTTCGGCGCTTGCTGTATCGTTCGGGTTGATCCTGATCATTTTGATGATCCAGTTTAACTCTATCGGCAAAACGCTCATCATCATCAGCGAGATCTTCTTCAGTATCATCGGTGTATTGCTTGGCGTAAGCGTATTCGGTATGACGATGTCTATCGTAATGACGGGCATCGGCATCATTGCGCTGGCAGGTGTGGTGGTACGTAACGGGATCTTATTGGTAGAGTTTACCGATATGCTGCTTGAACAGGGCGTAAGCATTCATGATGCCGTAGTTGAAGCCGGCCATACCCGTATGACGCCGGTATTGTTAACTGCAACTGCAGCCATTTTAGGTTTGATTCCGCTGGCAGTGGGCTTTAATATCGACTTTGTGGGCCTGTTTACTCATTTCGAACCGCACATTCACTTCGGTGGTGATAACGTAGCCTTCTGGGGACCATTAGCCTGGACAATGATCTTTGGTTTAGGCTTCGCAACCATTATTACCCTGATCCTGGTGCCGTGTTTGTACCTCATCCGTTATAATTTAAAAGCAAGATTGTTCGGAAAAAAATCTGTTGAGCAAAAACATGCAGCAGTTTTTGAAACCGAAGCGGTATAA
- a CDS encoding efflux RND transporter periplasmic adaptor subunit — protein MKKFIYIPFLVLLAACAGKPKDKKAELDELKKQQADLNTKITKLQADIGTTDSAKTTDVSVTEVKDGSFTNYVQIQGKIDAQDNVTTYPQTPATITAIYVKPGQHVSKGQVLAQLDNSVMQQNIAQYEAQVSLNQQLFDRQKNLWDQKIGTEVQYLQAQTALQASKKALEAQKKQSALFRIVSPINGTVDQMDLKVGQYAQPNQTGIRIVNADALKVKADVPESYAASVNTGNDVQILFPDAKDSLVTKVTFAAKAIDPTSRSFGVEIKLPQRSSLRPNMTAILKIANYSKSNTIAVPVKAIQKSENGDYVFVNQNGVAKQVNVKSGVTYNGKTEILSGLKAGDKLVVEGATEIEDGDKIKVVQSAN, from the coding sequence ATGAAAAAATTTATATACATACCATTCCTGGTTTTACTGGCTGCCTGCGCGGGTAAACCAAAAGATAAAAAAGCCGAACTTGACGAGCTGAAAAAGCAACAGGCCGACCTTAATACAAAAATTACAAAGCTGCAGGCCGACATTGGCACCACCGATTCGGCAAAAACAACCGATGTTAGCGTTACTGAAGTAAAAGACGGCAGCTTTACCAATTATGTGCAGATACAGGGTAAAATAGATGCGCAGGATAACGTAACTACTTATCCGCAAACGCCGGCAACAATTACAGCTATTTATGTAAAGCCGGGCCAGCATGTAAGCAAGGGCCAGGTATTGGCACAACTGGATAACAGTGTAATGCAGCAAAATATAGCACAATATGAAGCACAGGTGAGCCTTAATCAGCAATTATTTGATCGCCAGAAAAACCTGTGGGATCAGAAAATTGGCACCGAGGTTCAATATCTGCAGGCTCAGACGGCATTGCAGGCCAGCAAGAAAGCTTTGGAGGCGCAAAAAAAGCAATCGGCTTTGTTCCGTATAGTATCGCCTATTAATGGTACTGTAGATCAGATGGATTTGAAAGTAGGCCAGTACGCTCAACCAAACCAAACCGGGATCCGCATTGTAAACGCCGACGCATTGAAAGTAAAGGCTGATGTTCCCGAATCATACGCCGCAAGTGTAAATACCGGTAACGACGTTCAGATCCTATTCCCGGATGCAAAAGACTCATTGGTTACCAAAGTAACCTTTGCTGCCAAAGCAATCGACCCAACATCGCGCAGTTTTGGCGTAGAGATTAAATTACCGCAGCGCAGCTCGCTTCGCCCTAATATGACGGCTATTTTGAAAATTGCTAATTACTCAAAATCAAACACTATTGCGGTACCTGTTAAAGCCATCCAGAAATCTGAGAACGGTGATTATGTTTTTGTTAACCAAAATGGCGTGGCCAAACAGGTAAACGTAAAATCGGGCGTTACGTACAATGGCAAAACCGAGATCCTGTCGGGCCTGAAAGCCGGCGACAAGCTGGTTGTTGAAGGCGCTACCGAGATTGAAGATGGCGACAAGATCAAAGTTGTTCAATCGGCCAATTAG
- a CDS encoding TolC family protein — protein sequence MKYLFYTATLICTIAFKSYGQEAAPASQTYNFSVLDCVNYAYEHQNTVVNAALDIKSAEYKVKETTGIGLPQINGTASFQDYLKIPTTLLPGEFFGAPGTFVPVKFGVKYQSNLGVSLNQILFNGSYLVGLQASKTYRELSQRNYTRSKITANVAVTKAYYQVLVSNEQIKLYDANIAQLKQQVDQTVAQNKQGFVEKIDVDRISVQYNNLITNRENVVRSLALNYELLKFQMGMPIDNNLVLTDKLNDINLDNNVAEMTTDTGFYHNRIEYALQETTKKLNELDLKNKKSTYLPSLNANGSYSASYQDNNFSKLYSQVFPSSYIGLTLNVPIFSGGQRLNQVRQAKIEVQKSSNDLANLKNTINLDAKVAAVSYINGLQSLNNQKRNQVLALEVLRVAKIKYQTGVGSSIEVTQAQTALESADNNYIQSLYDAMVSKVDLDKAYGRIK from the coding sequence ATGAAATATTTATTTTACACGGCAACGCTAATTTGCACCATAGCTTTTAAAAGTTACGGGCAGGAGGCGGCGCCGGCTTCGCAAACCTATAATTTTAGCGTGCTGGATTGTGTTAATTATGCCTACGAGCATCAAAACACGGTGGTAAATGCTGCCCTCGATATCAAAAGCGCCGAATATAAGGTTAAAGAAACAACAGGGATAGGTTTACCGCAAATAAACGGTACGGCTTCTTTTCAGGATTATTTAAAAATCCCGACCACGTTGTTACCGGGCGAGTTTTTTGGCGCTCCCGGAACTTTTGTGCCGGTTAAGTTTGGGGTAAAATATCAATCAAACCTCGGCGTAAGTTTAAACCAGATTTTGTTTAATGGCAGCTACCTGGTTGGCTTGCAGGCATCAAAAACCTATCGCGAACTTTCGCAGCGCAACTACACCCGCTCAAAAATTACGGCAAATGTGGCTGTTACCAAAGCCTATTACCAGGTATTGGTAAGCAATGAGCAAATAAAGCTTTATGATGCCAATATTGCCCAGTTAAAACAACAGGTTGACCAAACCGTAGCCCAAAACAAACAGGGCTTTGTTGAAAAAATTGATGTTGACCGTATCAGCGTTCAATATAATAACCTAATAACCAACCGCGAAAACGTGGTACGATCGTTGGCATTAAATTATGAGTTGTTGAAATTTCAGATGGGAATGCCGATAGATAACAACCTTGTGCTTACCGATAAGCTCAATGATATCAATTTAGATAACAATGTAGCCGAAATGACTACCGATACCGGTTTTTACCACAATCGTATTGAGTATGCTTTACAGGAAACTACCAAAAAACTGAACGAGCTCGACCTGAAAAACAAGAAATCAACCTACTTGCCATCGCTTAACGCAAACGGCAGCTACTCGGCATCGTACCAGGATAATAACTTCAGTAAACTTTACAGCCAGGTTTTCCCTTCAAGCTATATTGGTTTAACGCTAAATGTGCCCATTTTTAGCGGAGGCCAAAGGCTTAACCAGGTAAGGCAGGCAAAAATTGAAGTTCAAAAATCAAGCAACGATCTGGCTAATCTGAAAAACACCATTAATCTTGATGCTAAGGTGGCGGCCGTATCATACATTAACGGTTTGCAAAGCCTTAATAACCAAAAACGTAACCAGGTACTGGCGCTTGAAGTATTACGCGTAGCCAAAATAAAATACCAAACGGGTGTAGGCTCAAGCATTGAGGTTACACAGGCGCAAACCGCTTTAGAAAGTGCCGATAATAACTATATACAAAGCCTTTACGATGCAATGGTAAGCAAAGTTGATTTGGATAAAGCTTACGGACGAATTAAATAA
- a CDS encoding TetR/AcrR family transcriptional regulator gives MSQTERIIKGAEDLFLTSGIRSITMDDIARHLGMSKKTIYQFFRDKNELVVALTKKKLQEDEDQINEIEAKSNNVIEEMINTTKCSEEIFSRINPVVIHDLQKYHPEAWTDFQNFKADFLIQKMEQLLTKGMAQGYIRKDIDVKIIARMRVNQVELGFNTSIFPVSEFSPWKVQVQFLDHFNYGICTLEGYKLLDEYKKKNNE, from the coding sequence ATGAGTCAAACAGAAAGAATTATAAAGGGAGCCGAAGACCTGTTTTTAACATCAGGGATCCGCAGTATCACCATGGATGATATTGCCCGGCACCTTGGCATGTCAAAAAAAACCATCTACCAGTTTTTCAGGGATAAAAATGAACTGGTTGTTGCGCTCACTAAAAAGAAGCTGCAGGAAGATGAAGACCAGATTAACGAGATAGAAGCAAAATCGAACAACGTGATTGAAGAAATGATCAATACCACCAAATGTTCGGAAGAGATTTTTTCCCGGATCAACCCGGTGGTAATCCATGATCTTCAGAAATATCATCCCGAAGCATGGACTGATTTTCAGAATTTCAAAGCCGATTTTTTGATTCAGAAAATGGAGCAACTTTTAACCAAAGGAATGGCGCAGGGATACATCCGTAAGGATATTGATGTGAAAATTATAGCCCGCATGCGGGTTAACCAGGTTGAACTTGGTTTTAACACTTCGATATTCCCCGTATCTGAGTTTAGCCCATGGAAGGTGCAGGTACAGTTTTTAGATCACTTTAACTATGGCATTTGTACTCTTGAAGGTTACAAACTGCTTGATGAATATAAAAAGAAGAATAATGAATAA